The Pseudobdellovibrionaceae bacterium genome contains a region encoding:
- a CDS encoding sigma-54-dependent Fis family transcriptional regulator, producing MDQKISVLIVDDEPELRRSIASVLTTQLPQVSFAITEAADGLEAVSKFDEQEFDLVMMDVKMPGMNGLEALSHIKSKAPATFVVIMTAHSNLQDAVVAIRDGAYDYLEKPVNPARLAEIVLKSFEARELVSSLALSNPIFDDDIDSEFVGHSQQMRQVFDLIYKLCKVETTVLVRGENGTGKELVARAIHFNSPRKAGPFVAVNCGAIPESLMESEFFGHEKGAFTGAHERKIGRFQMANNGTLFLDEIGELKPEMQVKLLRILQERKFTPVGGSREVKTNARIIAATNRNLEKMIDSGDFREDLFYRLNVMPIFLPPLRERADDIPALVQTFIRKFTKGHPQSPIGGISAEALKVLQAHRWPGNIRELENAIERAFIVETQSTIQPTSLPDHLRQSVERAAQSTSGAGSEKGAPTQALNYETFKESSEKEFIVSALKANRGRINQTVAHANIPKNTLLRKIKKYGINVKEISGATSNEEND from the coding sequence ATGGATCAAAAGATCTCAGTCTTAATCGTTGATGACGAACCCGAACTTCGGCGCAGTATTGCGTCAGTTCTGACGACACAACTTCCCCAGGTCTCTTTCGCGATCACCGAGGCCGCGGATGGCTTGGAGGCCGTTTCTAAATTCGACGAGCAAGAATTCGACCTCGTCATGATGGACGTCAAGATGCCGGGCATGAATGGCCTGGAAGCCCTTTCCCACATCAAGTCGAAGGCACCAGCCACTTTCGTCGTCATCATGACTGCGCACTCCAACCTCCAAGATGCCGTGGTCGCAATTCGTGACGGCGCCTACGATTACCTCGAGAAGCCGGTGAATCCGGCCCGCCTGGCAGAGATCGTTCTCAAGAGCTTTGAGGCGCGAGAGCTCGTTTCGTCATTGGCACTTTCGAATCCCATTTTCGACGACGACATTGACTCGGAATTCGTCGGTCACTCGCAACAGATGCGCCAGGTTTTCGACTTGATTTACAAGCTCTGCAAAGTCGAAACGACGGTTCTCGTTCGCGGCGAAAACGGAACCGGAAAAGAACTCGTCGCTCGAGCGATTCACTTCAACTCCCCTCGCAAAGCCGGCCCTTTCGTCGCCGTGAACTGCGGAGCGATCCCCGAGTCCTTGATGGAATCCGAATTCTTCGGCCACGAAAAGGGCGCCTTCACCGGAGCGCATGAACGAAAAATCGGTCGGTTCCAGATGGCGAACAATGGAACCCTCTTTCTGGATGAGATCGGCGAGCTAAAGCCCGAAATGCAGGTCAAATTGCTGCGCATCCTTCAGGAACGTAAATTCACGCCCGTCGGCGGTTCGCGTGAAGTGAAGACGAACGCACGTATCATCGCGGCCACGAACCGGAACCTCGAAAAAATGATCGACTCTGGAGATTTCCGGGAAGATCTATTCTACCGTTTGAACGTGATGCCGATCTTCTTGCCGCCCCTCCGTGAGCGCGCGGATGACATTCCCGCGCTGGTGCAAACCTTTATCCGTAAGTTCACAAAAGGCCACCCCCAATCCCCGATTGGCGGCATCTCTGCCGAAGCACTTAAGGTCCTGCAAGCGCACCGTTGGCCCGGAAACATCCGTGAGCTAGAAAACGCCATCGAGCGCGCGTTCATCGTCGAGACTCAATCGACGATTCAGCCGACGAGCCTACCGGATCACTTGCGCCAAAGTGTTGAACGGGCGGCACAGTCTACTTCCGGCGCCGGAAGTGAAAAAGGGGCCCCAACGCAAGCTCTCAACTATGAAACTTTCAAAGAATCTTCGGAGAAAGAGTTCATCGTTAGCGCGCTGAAAGCCAACCGCGGACGGATCAATCAAACCGTTGCGCATGCTAACATTCCCAAGAACACCCTACTCCGAAAGATTAAGAAGTACGGGATTAACGTGAAAGAGATTAGCGGTGCGACCTCAAACGAAGAGAACGACTAG